The sequence aaaaatgatacatccATACAactaggataatcatattcagcaaatcatcacttttccaatgacacctcacatgacttatcttgtacaaaatgcatcataattatgccataatcataacATAATATTTCTATGATGAATaaggggtgcagtgtcacagggtGTATTTAGAGTGATCCCCGCATTGTGTAGTGCCTGGGTCACAGGCTGCCCCCTTTCCGGTCCTCTTTCACATCGCTGCAAGGCAGCCCCAGCCTGATCACAGCTGACCCACGTCCATGGGCTGCTTGttccccaccaccctgctgggTTAATTCCACCCCAACAGGTCGGCCcttggggaaggccagggagttGCCCTCACTGTCTCTGCAGCTAATTGCTTGGTGTCTCAGAGCACAGCCAGGAACTGACTCCACTCCAGTGTCACCCTGAGATGGGATCAAGGGTTACCCCTGACCTGACTCCTGCGCACACACATCTCTAGCTCCAGGGGGCTGGCTGGTGGGGGGTGGGTTGCAGCTCAAGCTAATAATGCAGTGGGGACACAGCTacagcctgggagtgggggagCTCACGGTTCTGCGCAGCAGGAAGCTTGTTGCTGTGCCTGGGGCCGGAGGGGGCTTTTCCCAGTAGGAGCCAGTGGGAGTTAACCTGTCTGGCTCTCCGGGTCTGGCTGGCATCTCTCCCCCAGCTCAGCAGCAGTGCCATACGCAGAGCTGTCTGGGACCAGGCTCTGTCCCTCTTCCACCGTGTGGTAACCCCTGGCCTTGTACCTCCGGGAGCTGTAGATAGCCAGGGCAATGAGGATGGCCAGGCCAGTGGTGACAGCCACTGTGACGCCGGCTGTCTCCTTGCCCGACaggccccctccaccacccagccctgcagtgcGTCGCGTCTCAGCGGGATCCCCAAGCCGCCACATCTGGGTCTGGGCATCTTTGACCCAGGAGCGCTCTCCATTGGCATTGGTCACCTGGACGGTGTCAATGCCCACCAGGGTCATGGCGGGTGGACGGGTGTAGGGAGGGagctgtgctgggggcagggctcctCCGGTGAAGATCCCggactggacgcagtactccactTGGCAGCCATCGCTGATCAGAGCCAGGTGCTGGCTGAATCCCGCCGGGCAGCGCTTCAGGTAGGGGTCATCCACGGTCCCCTGGTGGGCCCCCACCAGGGGGTTCCCTGCCTCACAGCTGAAGAGCCCCCCAAAGGGCACAGAGTACCTGTGCCCCATCTCGTAGTCTCTGCTGACACACAGCTGGAGCTGGTCAAAGAGCCTCAGCTGAAAGAAGCCGGAGGGGCAAGACTGGGCGTTGGTCAAGGGATTGGCGCTCCGAGAGCTGAAGAGACCCCCAAAGAGGTACCCCAAGTTCTCAGGGACCTGGCTTCTTGCCATGCACCAGAAGGCGCTGAACTGGACCTTGGACAGCCAGAACACATCCTTGCACACTCTCTTGCAGAACAGCCCCAGCATACAGGAGCTGTAGCACTCCAGGTGGCTGTAGCCTTCCTCCCGCTCCTGGGTGCTCAGCCGCACTGGGGTGTACCCCACAGGGCAGGAGAATGCCCCGGTGAGCGGGTTCCTGTGTTCTAGCCCCTGGCAGAGGACTGGTGCATCTGGGCCCCCCAGCGGGACGCACTCCTGGTAGGTACCCCCCAAGGTAAAGTTGGTCTCAGCCGCTTTGCAGGAGCCATCGTCGGTGTTGGCGTGGAAATTGAAGTTTGGCGAGGTGGTGTCGGTGCAGCCGGGGTAGGTGTTGAAGGTGTAGTAGCGGCGGGCGGCCAACTCCACCCTCCGGGAAAGCTTCTTCACTGTGGGGCTGGGTAGCTCCGGCAGGCTGCTGGGCGTGATGAAGAAATACAAGGGCAAGCCAGAGCGGTCAATAGCCACCAGCTGGTTGGTGGTGCCCTCTTGCCAGGCCTTGAGGGTGATCCCTGGGTAGAAGGGCACGCCACCAATGCTCTCCACCCTGGAGTTGGTGCGGTTGGACAGGTACTGTTTGGTGAAGGAGTTCTCCATGCTCAGTGACCCACTGATGCTGAAGTTGATGATGCTGTGGAAGGAGGCCCCAGCCGAGGCGGTAATGGCACTCCGTGTGGACATGTTATCCTGGACGAAGGTGGATTTGATCTGATCCTCTTGCAACAGGCTGGCGCCAGCATCCAGTGAGGTAATGACATGGGTACCGTAGTTCAGCACCAGTACCTCTGCCAAGTAGTCTGCCATCCGGCTCTGGTTGTTCTCCAGGTGCCCAGCGATGGTCACCAGCTGCTGACGGAAGCCCTTGTCCAGGGCTGCCCCGGGGTCAAACTTGGCAGTGTAGACCAGATTTCTGACCTGAACCCGCGTGGTCATGGCTTGGTCCTTCACCTGGTGGGTCTTCATCTTGCGGAAGTCGCTGGAGAACTTGCCGTTgagagaggagaagagggagACCTCTGTGTTGACCGAGGCGGCGGTGGTGCTCTGGTAGTCCATCCAAGATTCTATGATCTCCGAGTTGATCTCCAGGTTGCTCTGCTTGCGGGGGATGGTGAAGACCTCATCTGGGATGATGTAGGACCCGTCCTCTGTGGTTTTGCACAGCGAGTAGCCCAGACTGATCACTCTCCCCATATCCAGGTTCCTGAGGTTGTCCCAGCCCCCGCCCGGCAGTACCTCCAGCCCAGGGAGCTTTAGGGCTTTCTTACACTCCTGaaaccctgcagcagctggcGGCCCTGGAGGCTTCTCTGCTCCTTGCACCCAGGCCACCAGGCTCCAAGAGAGGAGAGCCCCCAGCAACTTGTTCATGGCTGGGGCAGCGCTTGGAAGATGTAGCTGTCCGAGCGAAGAGGAGGGAGCTGTCAATACGTGCTGGTGGCTTAGCAGCTCTGAGCCCAGCTGTCTGAGAGTTCCTCCTTTCTGTGCTCCAGTTAGTGTTTAGAAAGAGAGAAGTGAGAGTGGATCCCTGTCAGAATTAGACGGCCGGAGGATATAGGTGGAGCTGACAGAGGGAGAGCCAGCAGAGCCCTCTGCCTTGCTCATCATGGTGGCAGGAGATTGCTATTCCCTGATTGTTACAATGCCCAAAGTGTGCTAGGGGCTCTACAGCAATGGATTATTGCCCCATCTTCTCCCACCTGTCTTCCAGTCTGACACCAGTGTTGCCCAGCTGCTGAGTGGGAGCAGCTGCTGAGGCCTTCCCAGAGCAGGAGAAATCAGATTCCACCCAGACGCTGCAGCAGTGAGCATCATTTGCTATATTTACATACAGGCCTGGAAGTGGGGTGGTCATAAACACCATGTAGAGCAACTCCTTCTCCCAGGAACCTCAGCCTAGCATAAATGCTAGGGTCCCAGGGAGAAACTCCACCTCAGcaattgactccaatgggagccCAAGTCAGTCAGCAAACTCTCCTGTTGCTTGCACAGGTCTCTGTTCTAAGAACGTAGCATCGCCCAAAAGCTACCACGCCATTCATGTCTTCTGACACTAAAAACTTGCTCACACAGTCAGAACGGGGAAGACTATTACAGCGTTCTCCGGTGATGCCTGCTGTAACAGGGTAATGGGACAAGGTCCCTGCCCTACCCCACCTCCACAGTCCACTTGTGGGTGGGACTTGCTGACAAGGGGTCTGGAGGAGGGACTCTGGTGTTACCCAGTTTCTGCACCTGCACTTGCCTATACTGTGTTGAGTTTAACTAAGTGCAAGAGGCAGATGTGACGGGGGAGAGAGGTGGTTTGGCAAAAgtgaactgtgtgtgtgggggtggggcggggtgctTTGCCCCAGGGGAGGCATAGACAAAGttacaggggtgggaggagggaaggaacgAGGGATCAGGTATCACTGGGACAGGGAATGATGTAGGAGACCGTTCACTTCTTTGCAGAGCCCTTGTGGGGAAGGGCTGTGAGTGCACTTTCACTCTCGCTGCTGTGCCATCACCCCAGGCCCAGGCTTGCTTTCTGGGGCTCTGGAGTGCAATGCAGGGGCTGTGAGTGCTGATTAGGGGCCAGTCCCTTTGCAGTGCCAGCATCTTTGCCAGTGGACCTCTATACTGACCTACAGTGGCTTCCTCtattccagtcccagcttctcaggtgcccctcaatcctgatctTCAGCCctctgctaccccagccctgggcttcccacacccagctctgccattgcccCTTAATTCCGCCCTGCTATTCCGCTGTTTATACCCTCATCCATCTCCACTGCTGCCCCTTAGTATTGCTACACAGCACCCCTGGGCCAGGAATCAGGCGTAGCCCCACGGTTGGCTTCACTCCTGACCCGAGCTGTGTTGCTGCTGACCTGTGGTCAGCAAGTCGATGCAGCCATGGAACAAAAGATTTTTCTCTTCCAGTGAGTCACGCTGCTGAGCTGCAATTTCACTTCAAGGGAGAGCTATGGAGCACGTGAGGGAGGGGAAGTTGCGTTCTCTCCTTGACAGATGGCTGTGATCCCTGCCCAGTAAGAGCCTAAGTCCTACTTCTGATTGCCCAACTATATAGCCAGCCAGGGCCTGGGTTTTCCCCAACCCCACAAGAGATGCTGAGCAAATGCTATGGCCTCCAACTGGAgcagggggtgcttgaccccatCAACCAATCAGGCCCTGCTAATTGTATTGCAGTAGCGCTCTGAGGCTGTGGTTGGGATGGGGACTCTGTAGTGTAACGAACCTGCTGACTCGTTACCAGGCGCTGAGTTAGCACCCAGTCAGATGCAGGCCCCGTGACCAGAGGATTGAGCAGTGACGGAGCTAATGTGGGCAGGAGGTGGCTGTTTGGTGCAGGCGTGGCACCTTTTAAAGCATATTATGCAATGGATGTACATGGGGTACAACACGAATTTTCACGCCGGGCTGGAGACCGCGCCCACCCCGCACTCAGCtggcagcagtggctcctgtcccctgggctgggcctggctcctcGCGCTGGGCGTTGCAATGTGATGCACAGTGCTGCATGgtgctgtgaccctgtgtgcTATGTCACAATGCCagtcactcaaatttggcccgcTTACCCCTCTACCGTGACAGAAAGGCTCCTGTATAGCACTGCAACCCTGTGCCCTAGGTTGCAATGCCCAGAGTGAAGCCCTAGTCCCAACCccatgggtagggccctaccaaattcacggtccattttggtaaatttcacggtcatagcattttaaaaatcttgaatttcatggtttcagatatttaaatcttgattttcatggtgttgtaacacAGCAGAAATAGGtatttaaaaatggcaaaatataaacatgtaaagTCCTTACGTCAGCCTTTCTCACGCTGGGGGTCCCCACCCAAACGGGGGGTTGCAAGGCTATTCTAGGGGGGTGCCGTATCAccacccttatttctgctctTATGCAGGTGGCAGCGCTGCCTTCGGAGACGGGCGCCTgcccagcagccgctgctctacggccacccagctctgaaggcagagcaaaagtaagagtggcaatagcGTGTCCGCCCCACCCCACACAATAGGCTAGCGATCCCCTTTTGGATCgagacccccagtttgagaaatgctatGTACTTTTGCATACTTTTACTCCATAGTACCCTACAATATagagtaaaagtacacaaaagaccagttttcatggggggagaccagatttcaaggTCTGTGATGAGTTTTtcacggccgtgaatttggtagagccctacccATGGGGCTaggtgagggcagggcaggctttctctccagccccgccccactcagggcctcccctctgccctgggctgAGATTAGAGTCACGATGCCAGAGCAGAGGGGGCAGCAGGCATGTTACCGTGGGAAATACACACGCGTAACAACGTGTGGAATTAGCCACCCAGTGGGTCTAACTGAAGGTGGCACCCCCAGTGACCCAGGGTTCAGTTCCCCACGCTGCCACAGACCTGCAGCAGATCCCCAAGTCTCTCTGTTCCCAGCTGTAccatggggataacagcactggcCTGCCTCGCCAGGGGTGCGAGGGTACATGCAGCAGAGACTCTGAAGTGCTCAGATGCTGCATTAAGGGGGCGGCtttgaagtcatagaatcatagaatatcagggttggaagggaccccagaaggtcatctagtccaacccatgTGTCATGGTCTGTGGTGGGTACGAGGAGCCACGAGAAGAGCGGGCGGGGAAGGCAGGGGCTTGTGGCTGGAGCAGAGCCAGGATGGAGGGTGTCTGAGGTGACTGGGAGCCTGGAGAAGGGGGACCCACCTGACTTGTTTTGTAAATTggggatttgtttgtttgctcttgccagctgcccctctggcaagagcaaatgggacaaatgcccacttctgTAAACAACGTTGGGACAGCCAGGACAGAGCTTAAaaacgggacatatggtcaccctacttttaAGCTAATAGTGACAGTATTgtagaaatgaagggctggaaaGGAACTTGagatgtcatcaagtccagtctccTGTGCTGAGGTGGGACCAAGTAAATCCAGACCAGACCATCCCTGGCTGCTGTTTGTCCAACACCTCCAGTGAGAGGAATTCagcaacctcccttggaaacctgttccagagcttaacctgatagttagaaaatttttcttaatatctgacttaaatatcccttgctgcagGTTAAACCTATTACTTCTTCTCCCACTTTCAGAGGACCTGGAGAACACCTGATCACCATCCCTTTATAACAGCCCAGAAAATAGTGGTTATTAGGTCCCTgctcagtcgtcttttctcaagactaaacatgtcccgttttttaaatctttctccAGAGGTCAGACTTTCGAaactgtttatcatttttgttgctctcctctggactctctccaatttgttcacatgcTTCCTAAGCTGtgatgcccagaattggacacagaacTACAGCTGAGGCCTTACCTGTGCTCAGTAGAGTAGGACAATTACTTATCGTGTCTTGCATACAACACtgttgttaatacaccccagaatatcaGCCTGTTCACAATGGCCTCACATTGTTGACGCATATTAAGttttgtgatccacaaaagcctaCACTTAAAGACTGAAATTGAGAAACTACCATGTCCCTAGTTAAGttgtcccagtggttaattactctcattagTAAATATTTGCATATTATTCCCAGtttgaattggtctagcttctgCTTAAAACTAGTGTGTCTCATTCTGTCTGCTAAATTAAAAAGCCTTCTCCTGTCATAAACCTtcttggttaacagggagactacagtgggtcctactgaaaggtgaactgtcaggctggagggaggttaccagtggagttcctcagggataggttttgggaccaatcttatttaatctttttattatggaccttggcacaaaaagtgggagtgtgctaattaagtttgcggatgatacaaagctgggaggtattgccaatttagagagagaccgggaaatcatacaggaagatctggatgaccttgtaaactggagtaataggatgaaatttaatagtgagaagtgtaaggtcatgcatttaaagagattaataacaagaattttagttataagctggggatgcatcaattagaagtaacagaggaggagaaggaccatggagtattggttgatcacaggatgactatgagccaccaatgtgatatggccgtgaaaaaagctaaagcggtcttgggatgcattaggtgaggtatttccagtagagataaggaggttttagtaccattatacaaggcactggtgagacctcacctggagtactgtgtgcagttctggtctcccatgtttaagaaggatgaattcagactggaacaggttcagagaagggctactaggatgatccgaggaatg comes from Lepidochelys kempii isolate rLepKem1 chromosome 6, rLepKem1.hap2, whole genome shotgun sequence and encodes:
- the MPEG1 gene encoding macrophage-expressed gene 1 protein yields the protein MNKLLGALLSWSLVAWVQGAEKPPGPPAAAGFQECKKALKLPGLEVLPGGGWDNLRNLDMGRVISLGYSLCKTTEDGSYIIPDEVFTIPRKQSNLEINSEIIESWMDYQSTTAASVNTEVSLFSSLNGKFSSDFRKMKTHQVKDQAMTTRVQVRNLVYTAKFDPGAALDKGFRQQLVTIAGHLENNQSRMADYLAEVLVLNYGTHVITSLDAGASLLQEDQIKSTFVQDNMSTRSAITASAGASFHSIINFSISGSLSMENSFTKQYLSNRTNSRVESIGGVPFYPGITLKAWQEGTTNQLVAIDRSGLPLYFFITPSSLPELPSPTVKKLSRRVELAARRYYTFNTYPGCTDTTSPNFNFHANTDDGSCKAAETNFTLGGTYQECVPLGGPDAPVLCQGLEHRNPLTGAFSCPVGYTPVRLSTQEREEGYSHLECYSSCMLGLFCKRVCKDVFWLSKVQFSAFWCMARSQVPENLGYLFGGLFSSRSANPLTNAQSCPSGFFQLRLFDQLQLCVSRDYEMGHRYSVPFGGLFSCEAGNPLVGAHQGTVDDPYLKRCPAGFSQHLALISDGCQVEYCVQSGIFTGGALPPAQLPPYTRPPAMTLVGIDTVQVTNANGERSWVKDAQTQMWRLGDPAETRRTAGLGGGGGLSGKETAGVTVAVTTGLAILIALAIYSSRRYKARGYHTVEEGQSLVPDSSAYGTAAELGERCQPDPESQTG